A DNA window from Pongo abelii isolate AG06213 chromosome 2, NHGRI_mPonAbe1-v2.0_pri, whole genome shotgun sequence contains the following coding sequences:
- the UBA7 gene encoding ubiquitin-like modifier-activating enzyme 7 isoform X5 has protein sequence MDALDASKLLDEELYSRQLYVLGSPAMQRIQGARVLVSGLQGLGAEVAKNLVLMGVGSLTLHDPHPTCWSDLAAQFLLSEQHLERSRAEASQEFLAQLNRAVQVIVHTGDITEDLLLDFQVVVLTAAKLEEQLKVGTLCHKHGVCFLAADTRGLVGQLFCDFGEDFTVQDPTEAEPLTAAIQHISQGSPGILTLRKGANTHYFRDGDLVTFSGIEGMAELNDCDPRSIHVREDGSLEIGDTTTFSRYLRGGAITEVKRPKTVRHKSLDTALLQPHVVAQSSQEVHRAHCLHQAFRALHKFQHLHGRPPHPWDPVDAETVVGLARDLEPLKRTEEEPLEQPLDEALVRTVALSSAGVLSPMVAMLGAVAAQEVLKAISRKFMPLDQWLYFDALDCLPEDGELLPSPEDCAPRGSRYDGQIAVFGAGFQEKLSRQHYLLVGAGAIGCELLKVFALVGLGAGNSGGLTVVDMDHIERSNLSRQLLFRSQDVGWARHEFEGLFRRSAETINHHQQAHTSLADMDEPQTLTLLKPVLGVLRVRPQNWQDCVAWALGHWKLCFHYGIKQLLRHFPPNKVLEDGTPFWSGPKQCPQPLEFDTNQDTHLLYVLAAANLYAQMHGLPGSQDWTALRELLKLLPQPDPQQMAPIFASNLELASASAEFGPEQQKELNKALEVWSVGPPLKPLMFEKDDDSNFHMDFVSAAASLRCQNYGIPPVNRAQSKRIVGQIIPAIATTTAAVAGLLGLELYKVVGGPRPRSAFRHSYLHLAENYLIRYMPFAPAIQTFHHLKWTCWDRLKVPAGQPERTLESLLAHLQEQHGLRVRILLHGSALLYSAGWPPEKQAQHLPLRVTELVQQLTRQVPAPGQQVLVLELSCEGDEEDTAFPPLHYEL, from the exons ATGGATGCCCTGGATGCTTCGAAGCTGCTGGATGAGGAGCTGTATTCAAGACAGCT GTATGTGCTGGGCTCACCTGCCATGCAGAGGATTCAGGGAGCCAGGGTCCTGGTGTCAGGCCTGCAGGGCCTGGGGGCCGAGGTGGCCAAGAACTTGGTCCTGATGGGCGTGGGCAGCCTCACTCTGCATGATCCCCACCCCACCTGCTGGTCCGACCTGGCTGCCCAG TTTCTCCTCTCAGAGCAGCACTTGGAAAGGAGCAGAGCCGAGGCCTCTCAAGAGTTCTTGGCTCAGCTCAACAGAGCTGTCCAGGTCATCGTGCACACGGGTGACATCACTGAGGACCTGCTGTTGGACTTCCAG GTGGTGGTGCTGACTGCTGCTAAGCTGGAGGAGCAGCTGAAGGTGGGTACCTTGTGCCATAAGCATGGAGTTTGCTTTCTGGCAGCTGACACCCGGGGCCTCGTGGG GCAGTTGTTCTGTGACTTTGGTGAGGACTTCACTGTGCAGGACCCCACAGAGGCAGAACCCCTGACAGCTGCCATCCAGCACATCTCCCAG GGCTCCCCTGGCATTCTCACTCTGAGGAAAGGGGCCAATACCCACTACTTCCGTGATGGAGACTTGGTGACTTTCTCAGGAATTGAGGGAATGGCTGAGCTCAACGACTGTGATCCCCGGTCTATCCACGTGCGGG AGGATGGGTCCCTGGAGATTGGAGACACAACAACTTTCTCTCGGTACTTGCGTGGTGGGGCTATCACTGAAGTCAAGAGACCCAAGACTGTGAGACAT AAGTCCCTGGACACAGCCCTGCTCCAGCCCCATGTGGTGGCCCAGAGCTCCCAGGAAGTTCACCGTGCCCACTGCCTGCATCAGGCCTTCCGTGCACTGCACAAGTTCCAGCACCTCCATGGCCGGCCACCCCACCCCTGGGATCCT GTTGATGCAGAGACCGTGGTGGGCCTGGCCCGGGACCTGGAACCACTGAAGCGGACAGAGGAAGAGCCACTGGAACAGCCACTGGATGAGGCCCTAGTGCGGACAGTCGCCCTAAGCAGTGCAGGTGTCTTGAGCCCTATGGTGGCcatgctgggtgcagtagctGCCCAGGAAGTGCTGAAG GCAATCTCCAGGAAGTTCATGCCTCTGGACCAGTGGCTTTACTTTGATGCCCTCGATTGTCTTCCAGAAGATGGGGAGCTCCTTCCCAGTCCTGAGGACTGTGCCCCG AGAGGCAGCCGCTATGATGGGCAAATTGCAGTGTTTGGGGCTGGTTTTCAGGAGAAACTGAGCCGCCAGCACTACCTCCTG GTGGGCGCTGGTGCCATTGGTTGTGAGCTGCTCAAAGTCTTTGCCCTAGTGGGACTGGGGGCCGGGAACAGCGGGGGCTTGACTGTTGTCGACATGGACCACATAGAGCGCTCCAATCTCAGCCGTCAGCTCCTCTTCAGGTCCCAGGACGTTGGT TGGGCCCGGCATGAGTTTGAGGGACTCTTCCGACGGTCTGCAGAGACCATCAACCACCACCAACA GGCACACACTTCCCTGGCAGACATGGATGAGCCACAGACACTCACCTTACTGAAGCCGGTGCTTGGGGTCCTGAGAGTGCGTCCACAGAACTGGCAAGACTGTGTGGCGTGGGCTCTTGGCCACTGGAAACTCTGCTTCCATTATGGCATCAAACAGCTGCTGAGGCACTTCCCACCTAATAAA GTGCTTGAGGATGGAACTCCCTTCTGGTCGGGTCCCAAACAGTGTCCCCAGCCCTTGGAGTTTGACACCAACCAA GACACACACCTCCTCTACGTACTAGCAGCTGCCAACCTGTATGCCCAGATGCATGGGCTGCCTGGCTCACAGGACTGGACTGCACTCAGGGAGCTGCTGAAGCTGCTGCCACAGCCTGACCCCCAACAGATGGCCCCCATCTTTGCTAGTAATCTAGAGCTGGCTTCAGCTTCTGCTGAGTTTG GTCCTGAGCAGCAGAAGGAACTGAACAAAGCCCTGGAAGTCTGGAGTGTGGGCCCTCCCCTGAAGCCTCTGATGTTTGAGAAG GATGATGACAGCAACTTCCATATGGACTTTGTGTCAGCGGCAGCTAGCCTGAGATGTCAGAACTATGGGATTCCACCGGTCAACCGTGCCCAG AGCAAGCGAATTGTGGGCCAGATTATCCCAGCCATTGCCACCACTACAGCAGCTGTGGCAGGCCTGTTGGGCCTGGAGCTGTATAAGGTGGTGGGTGGGCCACGGCCTCGTAGTGCCTTTCGCCACAGCTACCTACATCTGGCTGAAAACTACCTCATCCGCTATATGCCTTTTGCCCCAGCCATCCAGACG TTCCATCACCTGAAGTGGACCTGTTGGGACCGTCTGAAGGTACCAGCTGGGCAGCCTGAGAGGACCCTGGAGTCGCTGCTGGCTCATCTTCAG GAGCAGCACGGGTTGAGGGTGAGGATCCTGCTGCATGGCTCAGCCCTGCTCTATTCGGCCGGATGGCCACCTGAAAAGCAGGCCCAGCACCTGCCCCTCAG GGTGACAGAACTGGTTCAGCAGCTGACACGCCAGGTACCTGCTCCTGGGCAGCAGGTGTTGGTGCTGGAGCTGAGCTGTGAGGGTGACGAGGAGGACACTGCCTTCCCACCTCTGCACTATGAGCTGTGA
- the UBA7 gene encoding ubiquitin-like modifier-activating enzyme 7 isoform X6 translates to MDALDASKLLDEELYSRQLYVLGSPAMQRIQGARVLVSGLQGLGAEVAKNLVLMGVGSLTLHDPHPTCWSDLAAQFLLSEQHLERSRAEASQEFLAQLNRAVQVIVHTGDITEDLLLDFQVVVLTAAKLEEQLKVGTLCHKHGVCFLAADTRGLVGQLFCDFGEDFTVQDPTEAEPLTAAIQHISQGSPGILTLRKGANTHYFRDGDLVTFSGIEGMAELNDCDPRSIHVREDGSLEIGDTTTFSRYLRGGAITEVKRPKTVRHVDAETVVGLARDLEPLKRTEEEPLEQPLDEALVRTVALSSAGVLSPMVAMLGAVAAQEVLKAISRKFMPLDQWLYFDALDCLPEDGELLPSPEDCAPRGSRYDGQIAVFGAGFQEKLSRQHYLLVGAGAIGCELLKVFALVGLGAGNSGGLTVVDMDHIERSNLSRQLLFRSQDVGWARHEFEGLFRRSAETINHHQQAHTSLADMDEPQTLTLLKPVLGVLRVRPQNWQDCVAWALGHWKLCFHYGIKQLLRHFPPNKVLEDGTPFWSGPKQCPQPLEFDTNQDTHLLYVLAAANLYAQMHGLPGSQDWTALRELLKLLPQPDPQQMAPIFASNLELASASAEFGPEQQKELNKALEVWSVGPPLKPLMFEKDDDSNFHMDFVSAAASLRCQNYGIPPVNRAQSKRIVGQIIPAIATTTAAVAGLLGLELYKVVGGPRPRSAFRHSYLHLAENYLIRYMPFAPAIQTFHHLKWTCWDRLKVPAGQPERTLESLLAHLQEQHGLRVRILLHGSALLYSAGWPPEKQAQHLPLRVTELVQQLTRQVPAPGQQVLVLELSCEGDEEDTAFPPLHYEL, encoded by the exons ATGGATGCCCTGGATGCTTCGAAGCTGCTGGATGAGGAGCTGTATTCAAGACAGCT GTATGTGCTGGGCTCACCTGCCATGCAGAGGATTCAGGGAGCCAGGGTCCTGGTGTCAGGCCTGCAGGGCCTGGGGGCCGAGGTGGCCAAGAACTTGGTCCTGATGGGCGTGGGCAGCCTCACTCTGCATGATCCCCACCCCACCTGCTGGTCCGACCTGGCTGCCCAG TTTCTCCTCTCAGAGCAGCACTTGGAAAGGAGCAGAGCCGAGGCCTCTCAAGAGTTCTTGGCTCAGCTCAACAGAGCTGTCCAGGTCATCGTGCACACGGGTGACATCACTGAGGACCTGCTGTTGGACTTCCAG GTGGTGGTGCTGACTGCTGCTAAGCTGGAGGAGCAGCTGAAGGTGGGTACCTTGTGCCATAAGCATGGAGTTTGCTTTCTGGCAGCTGACACCCGGGGCCTCGTGGG GCAGTTGTTCTGTGACTTTGGTGAGGACTTCACTGTGCAGGACCCCACAGAGGCAGAACCCCTGACAGCTGCCATCCAGCACATCTCCCAG GGCTCCCCTGGCATTCTCACTCTGAGGAAAGGGGCCAATACCCACTACTTCCGTGATGGAGACTTGGTGACTTTCTCAGGAATTGAGGGAATGGCTGAGCTCAACGACTGTGATCCCCGGTCTATCCACGTGCGGG AGGATGGGTCCCTGGAGATTGGAGACACAACAACTTTCTCTCGGTACTTGCGTGGTGGGGCTATCACTGAAGTCAAGAGACCCAAGACTGTGAGACAT GTTGATGCAGAGACCGTGGTGGGCCTGGCCCGGGACCTGGAACCACTGAAGCGGACAGAGGAAGAGCCACTGGAACAGCCACTGGATGAGGCCCTAGTGCGGACAGTCGCCCTAAGCAGTGCAGGTGTCTTGAGCCCTATGGTGGCcatgctgggtgcagtagctGCCCAGGAAGTGCTGAAG GCAATCTCCAGGAAGTTCATGCCTCTGGACCAGTGGCTTTACTTTGATGCCCTCGATTGTCTTCCAGAAGATGGGGAGCTCCTTCCCAGTCCTGAGGACTGTGCCCCG AGAGGCAGCCGCTATGATGGGCAAATTGCAGTGTTTGGGGCTGGTTTTCAGGAGAAACTGAGCCGCCAGCACTACCTCCTG GTGGGCGCTGGTGCCATTGGTTGTGAGCTGCTCAAAGTCTTTGCCCTAGTGGGACTGGGGGCCGGGAACAGCGGGGGCTTGACTGTTGTCGACATGGACCACATAGAGCGCTCCAATCTCAGCCGTCAGCTCCTCTTCAGGTCCCAGGACGTTGGT TGGGCCCGGCATGAGTTTGAGGGACTCTTCCGACGGTCTGCAGAGACCATCAACCACCACCAACA GGCACACACTTCCCTGGCAGACATGGATGAGCCACAGACACTCACCTTACTGAAGCCGGTGCTTGGGGTCCTGAGAGTGCGTCCACAGAACTGGCAAGACTGTGTGGCGTGGGCTCTTGGCCACTGGAAACTCTGCTTCCATTATGGCATCAAACAGCTGCTGAGGCACTTCCCACCTAATAAA GTGCTTGAGGATGGAACTCCCTTCTGGTCGGGTCCCAAACAGTGTCCCCAGCCCTTGGAGTTTGACACCAACCAA GACACACACCTCCTCTACGTACTAGCAGCTGCCAACCTGTATGCCCAGATGCATGGGCTGCCTGGCTCACAGGACTGGACTGCACTCAGGGAGCTGCTGAAGCTGCTGCCACAGCCTGACCCCCAACAGATGGCCCCCATCTTTGCTAGTAATCTAGAGCTGGCTTCAGCTTCTGCTGAGTTTG GTCCTGAGCAGCAGAAGGAACTGAACAAAGCCCTGGAAGTCTGGAGTGTGGGCCCTCCCCTGAAGCCTCTGATGTTTGAGAAG GATGATGACAGCAACTTCCATATGGACTTTGTGTCAGCGGCAGCTAGCCTGAGATGTCAGAACTATGGGATTCCACCGGTCAACCGTGCCCAG AGCAAGCGAATTGTGGGCCAGATTATCCCAGCCATTGCCACCACTACAGCAGCTGTGGCAGGCCTGTTGGGCCTGGAGCTGTATAAGGTGGTGGGTGGGCCACGGCCTCGTAGTGCCTTTCGCCACAGCTACCTACATCTGGCTGAAAACTACCTCATCCGCTATATGCCTTTTGCCCCAGCCATCCAGACG TTCCATCACCTGAAGTGGACCTGTTGGGACCGTCTGAAGGTACCAGCTGGGCAGCCTGAGAGGACCCTGGAGTCGCTGCTGGCTCATCTTCAG GAGCAGCACGGGTTGAGGGTGAGGATCCTGCTGCATGGCTCAGCCCTGCTCTATTCGGCCGGATGGCCACCTGAAAAGCAGGCCCAGCACCTGCCCCTCAG GGTGACAGAACTGGTTCAGCAGCTGACACGCCAGGTACCTGCTCCTGGGCAGCAGGTGTTGGTGCTGGAGCTGAGCTGTGAGGGTGACGAGGAGGACACTGCCTTCCCACCTCTGCACTATGAGCTGTGA
- the UBA7 gene encoding ubiquitin-like modifier-activating enzyme 7 isoform X2, which produces MQRIQGARVLVSGLQGLGAEVAKNLVLMGVGSLTLHDPHPTCWSDLAAQFLLSEQHLERSRAEASQEFLAQLNRAVQVIVHTGDITEDLLLDFQVVVLTAAKLEEQLKVGTLCHKHGVCFLAADTRGLVGQLFCDFGEDFTVQDPTEAEPLTAAIQHISQGSPGILTLRKGANTHYFRDGDLVTFSGIEGMAELNDCDPRSIHVREDGSLEIGDTTTFSRYLRGGAITEVKRPKTVRHKSLDTALLQPHVVAQSSQEVHRAHCLHQAFRALHKFQHLHGRPPHPWDPVDAETVVGLARDLEPLKRTEEEPLEQPLDEALVRTVALSSAGVLSPMVAMLGAVAAQEVLKAISRKFMPLDQWLYFDALDCLPEDGELLPSPEDCAPRGSRYDGQIAVFGAGFQEKLSRQHYLLVGAGAIGCELLKVFALVGLGAGNSGGLTVVDMDHIERSNLSRQLLFRSQDVGRPKAEVAAAAARGLNPDLQVIPLTYPLDPTTEHIYGENFFSRVDGVAAALDSFQARHYVAARCTHYLKPLLEAGTSGTWGSCSVFMPHVTEAYRAPVSAAASEDAPYPICTVRYFPSTAEHTLQWARHEFEGLFRRSAETINHHQQAHTSLADMDEPQTLTLLKPVLGVLRVRPQNWQDCVAWALGHWKLCFHYGIKQLLRHFPPNKVLEDGTPFWSGPKQCPQPLEFDTNQDTHLLYVLAAANLYAQMHGLPGSQDWTALRELLKLLPQPDPQQMAPIFASNLELASASAEFGPEQQKELNKALEVWSVGPPLKPLMFEKDDDSNFHMDFVSAAASLRCQNYGIPPVNRAQSKRIVGQIIPAIATTTAAVAGLLGLELYKVVGGPRPRSAFRHSYLHLAENYLIRYMPFAPAIQTFHHLKWTCWDRLKVPAGQPERTLESLLAHLQEQHGLRVRILLHGSALLYSAGWPPEKQAQHLPLRVTELVQQLTRQVPAPGQQVLVLELSCEGDEEDTAFPPLHYEL; this is translated from the exons ATGCAGAGGATTCAGGGAGCCAGGGTCCTGGTGTCAGGCCTGCAGGGCCTGGGGGCCGAGGTGGCCAAGAACTTGGTCCTGATGGGCGTGGGCAGCCTCACTCTGCATGATCCCCACCCCACCTGCTGGTCCGACCTGGCTGCCCAG TTTCTCCTCTCAGAGCAGCACTTGGAAAGGAGCAGAGCCGAGGCCTCTCAAGAGTTCTTGGCTCAGCTCAACAGAGCTGTCCAGGTCATCGTGCACACGGGTGACATCACTGAGGACCTGCTGTTGGACTTCCAG GTGGTGGTGCTGACTGCTGCTAAGCTGGAGGAGCAGCTGAAGGTGGGTACCTTGTGCCATAAGCATGGAGTTTGCTTTCTGGCAGCTGACACCCGGGGCCTCGTGGG GCAGTTGTTCTGTGACTTTGGTGAGGACTTCACTGTGCAGGACCCCACAGAGGCAGAACCCCTGACAGCTGCCATCCAGCACATCTCCCAG GGCTCCCCTGGCATTCTCACTCTGAGGAAAGGGGCCAATACCCACTACTTCCGTGATGGAGACTTGGTGACTTTCTCAGGAATTGAGGGAATGGCTGAGCTCAACGACTGTGATCCCCGGTCTATCCACGTGCGGG AGGATGGGTCCCTGGAGATTGGAGACACAACAACTTTCTCTCGGTACTTGCGTGGTGGGGCTATCACTGAAGTCAAGAGACCCAAGACTGTGAGACAT AAGTCCCTGGACACAGCCCTGCTCCAGCCCCATGTGGTGGCCCAGAGCTCCCAGGAAGTTCACCGTGCCCACTGCCTGCATCAGGCCTTCCGTGCACTGCACAAGTTCCAGCACCTCCATGGCCGGCCACCCCACCCCTGGGATCCT GTTGATGCAGAGACCGTGGTGGGCCTGGCCCGGGACCTGGAACCACTGAAGCGGACAGAGGAAGAGCCACTGGAACAGCCACTGGATGAGGCCCTAGTGCGGACAGTCGCCCTAAGCAGTGCAGGTGTCTTGAGCCCTATGGTGGCcatgctgggtgcagtagctGCCCAGGAAGTGCTGAAG GCAATCTCCAGGAAGTTCATGCCTCTGGACCAGTGGCTTTACTTTGATGCCCTCGATTGTCTTCCAGAAGATGGGGAGCTCCTTCCCAGTCCTGAGGACTGTGCCCCG AGAGGCAGCCGCTATGATGGGCAAATTGCAGTGTTTGGGGCTGGTTTTCAGGAGAAACTGAGCCGCCAGCACTACCTCCTG GTGGGCGCTGGTGCCATTGGTTGTGAGCTGCTCAAAGTCTTTGCCCTAGTGGGACTGGGGGCCGGGAACAGCGGGGGCTTGACTGTTGTCGACATGGACCACATAGAGCGCTCCAATCTCAGCCGTCAGCTCCTCTTCAGGTCCCAGGACGTTGGT AGACCCAAGGCAGAGGTGGCTGCAGCAGCTGCCCGGGGCCTGAACCCAGACTTACAGGTGATCCCGCTCACCTACCCACTGGATCCCACCACAGAGCACATCTATGGGGAGAACTTTTTCTCCCGTGTGGATGGCGTGGCTGCCGCCCTGGACAGTTTCCAGGCCC GGCACTATGTGGCTGCTCGTTGCACCCACTATCTGAAGCCACTGCTGGAGGCAGGCACATCGGGCACCTGGGGCAGTTGTTCAGTATTCATGCCACATGTGACTGAGGCCTACAGAGCCCCTGTCTCAGCTGCAGCTTCTGAGGATGCCCCCTACCCTATCTGTACCGTGCGGTACTTCCCTAGCACAGCCGAGCACACCCTGCAG TGGGCCCGGCATGAGTTTGAGGGACTCTTCCGACGGTCTGCAGAGACCATCAACCACCACCAACA GGCACACACTTCCCTGGCAGACATGGATGAGCCACAGACACTCACCTTACTGAAGCCGGTGCTTGGGGTCCTGAGAGTGCGTCCACAGAACTGGCAAGACTGTGTGGCGTGGGCTCTTGGCCACTGGAAACTCTGCTTCCATTATGGCATCAAACAGCTGCTGAGGCACTTCCCACCTAATAAA GTGCTTGAGGATGGAACTCCCTTCTGGTCGGGTCCCAAACAGTGTCCCCAGCCCTTGGAGTTTGACACCAACCAA GACACACACCTCCTCTACGTACTAGCAGCTGCCAACCTGTATGCCCAGATGCATGGGCTGCCTGGCTCACAGGACTGGACTGCACTCAGGGAGCTGCTGAAGCTGCTGCCACAGCCTGACCCCCAACAGATGGCCCCCATCTTTGCTAGTAATCTAGAGCTGGCTTCAGCTTCTGCTGAGTTTG GTCCTGAGCAGCAGAAGGAACTGAACAAAGCCCTGGAAGTCTGGAGTGTGGGCCCTCCCCTGAAGCCTCTGATGTTTGAGAAG GATGATGACAGCAACTTCCATATGGACTTTGTGTCAGCGGCAGCTAGCCTGAGATGTCAGAACTATGGGATTCCACCGGTCAACCGTGCCCAG AGCAAGCGAATTGTGGGCCAGATTATCCCAGCCATTGCCACCACTACAGCAGCTGTGGCAGGCCTGTTGGGCCTGGAGCTGTATAAGGTGGTGGGTGGGCCACGGCCTCGTAGTGCCTTTCGCCACAGCTACCTACATCTGGCTGAAAACTACCTCATCCGCTATATGCCTTTTGCCCCAGCCATCCAGACG TTCCATCACCTGAAGTGGACCTGTTGGGACCGTCTGAAGGTACCAGCTGGGCAGCCTGAGAGGACCCTGGAGTCGCTGCTGGCTCATCTTCAG GAGCAGCACGGGTTGAGGGTGAGGATCCTGCTGCATGGCTCAGCCCTGCTCTATTCGGCCGGATGGCCACCTGAAAAGCAGGCCCAGCACCTGCCCCTCAG GGTGACAGAACTGGTTCAGCAGCTGACACGCCAGGTACCTGCTCCTGGGCAGCAGGTGTTGGTGCTGGAGCTGAGCTGTGAGGGTGACGAGGAGGACACTGCCTTCCCACCTCTGCACTATGAGCTGTGA